A single genomic interval of Brevundimonas diminuta harbors:
- the gluQRS gene encoding tRNA glutamyl-Q(34) synthetase GluQRS: protein MMFATRFAPSPTGRLHKGHAFSALTAWTAAKAAGGRFVLRIEDIDPTRCRPEYEAGLLEDLAWLGLDWETPVRRQSDHLGDYAAVIENLRARGLLYRCFRTRKEILNAIGGAPHGAMEAARPGPHSADEEARLLASGAPFAWRLSLDRARETLGEAAWNGLSFVEEGEGPNGETGVIAVDPEAAGDVVLARKDTGVAYHLAVTHDDALQGITHVIRGQDLFEATHMQRLIQTLMGWPAPTYRHHALLTGPDGRRYAKRDRSITLAELRAGGLTAEALRAELDFSSAG from the coding sequence TTGATGTTCGCCACCCGCTTCGCCCCCTCGCCGACCGGCCGCCTGCACAAGGGCCACGCTTTTTCGGCCCTGACCGCCTGGACGGCGGCGAAGGCGGCGGGCGGGCGGTTCGTGCTGCGCATCGAGGATATCGATCCGACACGATGCCGGCCGGAATATGAGGCGGGGCTTCTGGAGGATCTGGCCTGGCTGGGGCTGGATTGGGAGACGCCGGTCCGGCGCCAGTCCGATCATCTGGGCGACTACGCCGCCGTGATCGAAAACCTGCGGGCGCGAGGCCTGCTCTATCGGTGTTTCCGCACGCGCAAGGAGATCCTGAACGCCATCGGCGGCGCGCCACACGGGGCGATGGAGGCGGCGAGGCCCGGCCCGCATTCAGCGGACGAGGAGGCGCGTCTGCTGGCCTCGGGCGCGCCATTCGCCTGGCGGCTGTCGCTGGATCGGGCGCGGGAGACCTTGGGCGAGGCGGCCTGGAACGGCCTGAGTTTCGTCGAGGAGGGCGAGGGTCCGAACGGCGAAACCGGCGTCATCGCCGTCGATCCCGAGGCGGCGGGCGATGTCGTTCTGGCGCGCAAGGATACGGGCGTCGCCTATCATCTGGCCGTGACCCATGACGACGCCCTGCAGGGGATCACCCATGTGATCCGGGGTCAGGACCTGTTCGAGGCGACCCATATGCAGCGGCTGATCCAAACCCTGATGGGCTGGCCGGCGCCGACCTATCGCCATCATGCCTTGCTGACAGGGCCGGACGGGCGGCGCTACGCCAAGCGCGATCGCTCGATCACCCTGGCCGAGCTGAGGGCCGGCGGATTGACGGCCGAGGCCCTTCGCGCCGAACTGGACTTCAGCTCCGCCGGCTGA
- a CDS encoding DNA-3-methyladenine glycosylase family protein: MPFAPTPDDIAAARRALVAADPALVRVDAQTPPLEWRLRVGGFEGLFRMIVEQQVSVASAASVWARLREGMGGITPELLLAHDLDQLRGMGLSRQKATYGQGIARAQIAGEIDLEHLANLDDDAAIASLTALKGVGLWTAEAYLMMCEGRLDVFPGGDVALQEAIRWADGAEVRPDQKGAYARAEVWRPYRAVATHLLWAWYTGVKRGEIALDAPA, encoded by the coding sequence ATGCCGTTCGCACCCACGCCTGATGACATCGCCGCCGCGCGTCGCGCGCTGGTCGCCGCCGATCCGGCGCTCGTGCGCGTGGATGCGCAGACGCCGCCGCTGGAATGGCGGTTGAGAGTGGGCGGATTCGAAGGCTTGTTCCGCATGATCGTGGAGCAGCAGGTGTCGGTCGCCTCGGCCGCTTCGGTCTGGGCGCGGCTGCGCGAAGGCATGGGCGGTATCACGCCCGAGCTGTTGCTGGCGCACGATCTGGATCAACTGCGCGGCATGGGCCTGTCGCGACAGAAGGCGACCTATGGTCAGGGCATCGCGCGGGCGCAGATTGCGGGCGAGATCGATCTGGAGCATCTGGCAAACCTCGATGATGACGCGGCGATCGCCTCCCTGACGGCGCTGAAGGGCGTGGGTCTGTGGACGGCCGAGGCCTATCTGATGATGTGCGAGGGGCGGCTTGATGTCTTCCCCGGCGGCGACGTGGCCTTGCAGGAGGCGATCCGCTGGGCGGACGGCGCAGAGGTTCGGCCTGATCAGAAGGGCGCCTATGCCCGCGCTGAGGTCTGGCGGCCCTATCGTGCGGTCGCCACGCACCTGCTGTGGGCCTGGTATACGGGCGTGAAACGTGGCGAGATCGCGCTGGATGCGCCGGCGTGA
- a CDS encoding trimeric intracellular cation channel family protein, with protein sequence MTPLDPALTEPLRNPQTVLTALDFAGVAVFAATGALAAAREKHDVVTFAFFGAITGVGGGTLRDLLLGLPVFWVQDWRYLAVCLFASTALWMVGQRDWRFRALLWLDAVGLAAYGVMGAAKAEAAGAPALICIVMGTLTACFGGVVRDTLAGQPSILLRREINVTAAILAATVYMVLRGPGVGVWPAAIVAALSGFLLRAAALRWGWTLPGFPVHARGV encoded by the coding sequence GTGACCCCGCTCGATCCGGCCCTGACCGAACCGCTGCGCAATCCGCAGACCGTGCTGACCGCGCTGGATTTCGCCGGCGTGGCGGTCTTCGCCGCCACCGGCGCCCTGGCCGCAGCGCGCGAGAAGCACGACGTGGTCACCTTCGCCTTCTTCGGCGCCATCACCGGTGTAGGCGGCGGGACGCTGCGTGACCTGTTGCTCGGCCTGCCGGTCTTCTGGGTGCAGGACTGGCGCTATCTGGCGGTCTGCCTGTTCGCCTCGACGGCCCTGTGGATGGTGGGGCAGCGCGACTGGCGGTTTCGCGCCCTGCTGTGGCTGGATGCCGTGGGTCTTGCGGCCTATGGCGTGATGGGGGCGGCCAAGGCCGAAGCGGCCGGGGCGCCGGCCCTGATCTGCATCGTCATGGGCACGCTGACGGCCTGTTTCGGCGGGGTCGTGCGCGACACCCTGGCGGGCCAGCCGTCGATCCTGCTGCGGCGAGAGATCAACGTCACGGCCGCGATCCTGGCGGCAACGGTCTATATGGTGCTGCGGGGTCCAGGCGTCGGCGTCTGGCCCGCCGCCATCGTCGCGGCGCTGTCCGGCTTCCTGCTGCGTGCGGCCGCCCTGCGCTGGGGCTGGACCCTGCCGGGGTTTCCGGTTCACGCCCGCGGGGTCTGA
- a CDS encoding HNH endonuclease, which yields MQVLHRPPSGFPALVLNADFRPLSYYPLSLWPWEEAVKAVYQDRVDVVSLYDKVVRSPSMEMQLPSVIALRSYVDQDRSPAFTRFNVFLRDGFACQYCGQSAELTFDHVIPRSQGGRTTWDNIVAACSPCNLAKGGRTPRQAMMPIRREPYRPNAWQLQDAGRRFPPHYLHQSWLDYLYWDIELEP from the coding sequence ATGCAGGTTCTCCATCGACCGCCCTCCGGTTTTCCCGCGTTGGTGCTGAACGCCGACTTCCGTCCGCTGTCCTATTACCCGCTGTCGCTGTGGCCGTGGGAGGAGGCGGTCAAGGCGGTCTATCAGGACCGCGTGGACGTGGTGTCCCTGTATGACAAGGTCGTCCGCTCGCCGTCGATGGAGATGCAGCTTCCCAGCGTGATCGCGCTGCGCAGCTATGTGGATCAGGACCGCAGCCCCGCCTTCACCCGCTTCAACGTTTTTCTGCGCGACGGTTTCGCCTGCCAATACTGCGGTCAGTCGGCTGAACTGACGTTCGACCATGTCATCCCCCGCTCACAGGGCGGACGCACGACCTGGGACAATATCGTCGCGGCCTGCAGCCCCTGCAATCTGGCCAAGGGCGGGCGAACGCCGCGCCAGGCCATGATGCCGATCCGCCGCGAACCCTATCGCCCCAACGCCTGGCAGCTTCAGGACGCCGGCCGACGCTTCCCGCCACACTATCTGCATCAGAGCTGGCTGGACTATCTTTATTGGGACATCGAGTTGGAGCCCTAG
- the pdeM gene encoding ligase-associated DNA damage response endonuclease PdeM: MNAALRQTLSPARKICGSLSVRIAGEACVLRCSGAMWVPAHRTLIVADLHLEKGSAFAVRGQLLPPYDSRATLDRLEAEIVELNPALVVLLGDSFHDTKAIPRMAADDRARLDRLAAGRDWLWLEGNHDREALNRSLARDADTASRLPGRIVGDMALGALRLTHEPEALSADDDRRGEVAGHLHPAAKIAAYGRGVRRPCFVTDGSRIVLPAFGAFTGGLNVRDPAIADLFAAPPLAAALGRDRVHALDWAILR; this comes from the coding sequence ATGAACGCCGCCCTGCGCCAGACCCTGTCCCCGGCCCGCAAGATCTGCGGTTCGCTGAGCGTGCGGATCGCGGGCGAGGCCTGCGTGCTGCGCTGTTCCGGCGCGATGTGGGTTCCGGCCCACCGCACCCTGATCGTCGCAGACCTGCATCTGGAAAAGGGCTCTGCCTTTGCCGTGCGCGGCCAACTTTTGCCGCCCTATGACAGCCGGGCCACGCTGGACAGGCTGGAAGCCGAGATCGTCGAGCTGAACCCGGCCTTGGTCGTGCTGCTGGGCGACAGCTTCCATGACACCAAGGCCATTCCCCGTATGGCGGCCGACGACCGGGCGCGGCTGGACCGGCTGGCGGCGGGGCGCGACTGGCTGTGGCTGGAAGGCAATCACGACCGCGAGGCCCTGAATCGCAGCCTGGCTCGCGATGCCGACACGGCGTCCCGCCTGCCCGGCCGGATCGTCGGCGATATGGCTTTGGGCGCGCTGCGTCTGACCCACGAACCGGAGGCGCTGAGCGCCGACGACGATCGTCGTGGCGAGGTCGCGGGCCACCTGCACCCCGCCGCCAAGATCGCCGCCTATGGACGCGGCGTGCGCCGTCCTTGCTTCGTCACCGACGGATCGCGCATCGTCCTGCCGGCCTTCGGCGCCTTTACCGGCGGGCTGAACGTGCGCGATCCCGCCATCGCCGACCTGTTCGCCGCCCCTCCCCTGGCCGCCGCCCTGGGACGCGACCGGGTCCACGCTCTGGATTGGGCGATCCTGCGATAG
- a CDS encoding ligase-associated DNA damage response DEXH box helicase has product MVAAGEAGSHALLVAPTGGGKTLAGFLPSLIDLAERGPKPATGPGSGVHTLYLSPLKALTTDVERNLMTPIREIGLNIHVETRTGDTKQSKRQRQRDFPPDILLTTPEQLALFCAWEGARSYFADLRCVVLDEVHAIWSGKRGDLLSLGLGRLQSFAPDMRRVGLSATIEDPDLIRGWLSPSPGVADVTLVRGDPGAPAVIDVLISEGKVPWAGHTGQHAIPEVYAAIQRSTLALIFVNTRWQSEFVFQQLWAINDENLPIGLHHGSLAAEQRRKIEAAMARGDLRAVVCTSTLDLGIDWGDVDLVIQMAAPKGSSRLVQRIGRANHRLDEPSRALLVPASRFEMLECQAAREAVADNAFDWEPVHIGTLDTLAQHVMGVACSEPFDMQVLYDEITGCGPYRAVTWEQFEEVVDFVATGGYALRTYDRFARIVRTPNGRWKVRNQHIAQRHRMNVGAIVSAGTLNVRVASRRGGASRQLIGGRKVGEAEEWYFEQLTPGDTFQFAGQTWAFQGITGTDALVTHANDSDPKIPSWGGSKFPLSTSLADRVRTMIHDRDHWRVLPPDVQEWLELQETRSVIPDAESMLVETFPRGSRHFLVAYPFEGNLAHTTLCMLLTRRLDRMGVGPLGFVVTDYSLAIWSIKPMDTVDLDALFQPDMLGDDLEAWLEESFMMKRSFRNCALISGLIERRQPGAEKTGRQVTFSTDLIYDVLRRHQPDHLLLKTARADAASGLLDVARLGQMLTRIEGRIRHQPLNRASPFCVPVLVQIGRERVSGDAAEMILDESADLLIAEVMDDAEPPSQSGAAA; this is encoded by the coding sequence ATGGTCGCGGCGGGAGAGGCCGGCAGCCACGCCCTGCTGGTCGCGCCGACCGGCGGGGGCAAGACGCTGGCGGGGTTTCTGCCCAGCCTGATCGACCTGGCCGAGCGCGGACCGAAGCCGGCGACGGGACCAGGGTCGGGGGTGCATACGCTTTATCTGTCGCCGCTGAAGGCCCTGACGACGGACGTCGAGCGCAACCTGATGACTCCGATCCGCGAGATCGGGCTGAACATCCACGTCGAGACGCGCACCGGCGACACCAAACAGTCCAAACGCCAGCGACAGCGCGACTTCCCGCCCGACATCCTGCTGACCACGCCCGAGCAGCTGGCCCTGTTCTGCGCCTGGGAAGGCGCCCGGTCCTATTTCGCCGACCTGAGATGCGTGGTGCTGGACGAGGTGCACGCGATCTGGAGCGGCAAGCGCGGGGACCTGCTGTCTCTGGGTCTGGGGCGATTGCAAAGTTTCGCACCCGATATGCGCCGGGTGGGGCTTAGCGCGACCATCGAAGATCCCGATCTGATCCGGGGATGGCTCAGTCCCTCGCCCGGCGTCGCCGATGTGACCCTCGTCCGCGGCGATCCCGGCGCGCCGGCGGTCATCGACGTGCTGATTTCAGAGGGCAAGGTCCCTTGGGCCGGCCACACCGGCCAGCACGCCATTCCGGAGGTCTATGCCGCCATCCAGCGTTCGACCCTGGCGCTGATCTTCGTCAACACCCGCTGGCAGTCGGAGTTCGTGTTCCAGCAGCTGTGGGCCATAAACGACGAGAACCTGCCCATCGGCCTGCACCACGGCTCGCTGGCGGCCGAGCAGCGGCGCAAGATCGAGGCGGCCATGGCGCGCGGCGACCTCAGGGCCGTGGTCTGCACCTCGACGCTGGATCTGGGCATCGATTGGGGCGACGTCGATCTGGTGATCCAGATGGCCGCTCCTAAAGGATCCAGCCGTCTGGTCCAGCGGATCGGCCGCGCCAACCACCGGCTGGACGAGCCGTCGCGCGCGCTTCTGGTGCCCGCCAGCCGGTTCGAGATGCTGGAGTGCCAAGCGGCGCGCGAGGCCGTCGCGGACAACGCCTTCGACTGGGAGCCGGTCCATATCGGCACGCTCGACACCTTGGCCCAGCACGTCATGGGCGTCGCCTGTTCCGAGCCGTTCGACATGCAGGTCCTGTATGACGAGATCACCGGCTGCGGCCCCTATCGCGCCGTGACCTGGGAGCAGTTCGAGGAGGTGGTCGATTTCGTCGCCACCGGCGGCTATGCGCTGCGCACCTACGACCGGTTCGCCCGGATCGTGCGCACGCCGAATGGCCGCTGGAAGGTCCGCAACCAGCATATCGCCCAGCGGCACCGCATGAACGTCGGCGCCATCGTCTCGGCGGGCACGCTGAACGTCCGCGTCGCCAGCCGTCGCGGCGGCGCCTCGCGCCAGCTGATCGGCGGCCGCAAAGTCGGCGAGGCCGAGGAGTGGTATTTCGAACAGCTGACGCCCGGCGACACCTTCCAATTCGCCGGCCAGACCTGGGCGTTCCAGGGCATCACCGGCACCGACGCCCTGGTCACCCACGCCAATGACAGCGACCCCAAGATTCCGTCGTGGGGCGGATCGAAGTTCCCGCTGTCGACTTCGCTGGCCGACCGGGTGCGCACCATGATCCACGACCGCGATCACTGGCGCGTCCTGCCGCCCGACGTGCAGGAATGGCTGGAGTTGCAGGAAACCCGCTCGGTCATTCCCGACGCCGAATCCATGCTGGTCGAAACCTTCCCGCGCGGCAGTCGGCATTTCCTGGTGGCCTATCCGTTCGAGGGCAATCTGGCCCACACCACCCTGTGCATGCTGCTGACCCGGCGGCTGGACCGGATGGGCGTCGGGCCGCTGGGGTTCGTCGTGACCGACTATTCGCTGGCGATCTGGTCGATCAAGCCGATGGACACGGTCGATCTGGACGCCCTGTTCCAGCCGGACATGCTGGGCGACGATCTGGAAGCCTGGCTGGAGGAAAGCTTCATGATGAAGCGATCCTTCCGCAATTGCGCCCTGATCTCAGGCTTGATCGAACGCCGCCAGCCCGGCGCCGAAAAGACCGGCCGGCAGGTGACCTTCTCCACCGACCTGATCTACGACGTGCTTCGCCGCCACCAACCCGACCATCTGCTGCTGAAGACCGCCCGCGCCGACGCGGCCTCCGGCCTGCTGGACGTCGCGCGCCTGGGCCAGATGCTGACCCGCATCGAGGGGCGCATCCGCCACCAACCCTTGAACCGCGCCTCGCCCTTCTGCGTGCCTGTGCTCGTCCAGATCGGACGCGAGCGGGTCAGCGGAGACGCCGCCGAAATGATCCTGGACGAAAGCGCCGACCTGCTGATCGCCGAGGTCATGGACGACGCCGAGCCGCCCAGCCAGTCGGGGGCCGCCGCATGA
- a CDS encoding ATP-dependent DNA helicase gives MSDESVISETRPTGAQPWADLPPALATPPGAGAVCDEAGARKIGRGAAEGFFSTGAVMVAHASLTARRLGLTPPPRSTDLMDVLELYAFVRPARFCAPSPTGLALSLGLAEPKSAEEQAAALREAAGLLLRELADPAYPEREAAYVLALTMQRAGWAWGKRVVQALEAGGVRARQHRGSGMDVWSRLTEWEDEAPRGEAGSAPVDSESARIRLEKLLQASGLDETRPTQSDYAAEAAFAFSPRNEEGRPRMLLAEAGTGTGKTLGYLAPASLWAERNQGAAWISTYTRALQRQIDRESHSLWPDPAERKKKAVIRKGRENYLCVLNLQDMVQAAQLGNGDLIGLALAGRWALHTRDGDMTGGDFPGWLPGLFAMPAAHAAGAANLVDRRGECVHAACPHYRTCFVEKTIRASRRADLVIANHALVLTQAAFDGARSARGQKSDGETAALKRIVFDEGHHLFDAADSAFSACLSGQEAAELRRWIRGPEGRGRRGRGLEQRLGDMVNDNEAAMKALQDAIRASAALPGEGVSGRVAPASGEVNPIGPIEAFLAAALDQLRARTAETNSNGGFGGGPEFGMECALKPVTDPVAETARAAAQALAAIEAPLLALSRHLEDILDDEAAELDGSQRSRIEGALRGLDRRARMTLPGWRSMLAALEDGGDQPDPDFVDWLSAETAFGRIHDVALRRHWIDPTVPLEAAVIVPSHGVLVTSATLSDPLQEDPFDLARMRTGSARLIEPPRTLKVESPFDYVANSRVIVVNDLVKDDPRQTAAAMRELFLAAGGGGLGLFTAIRRLKAVYERLGPDLAKSGVPLYAQHVDPLEVGALVDMFRVEENSCLLGTDAVRDGVDVPGRSLRVLAFDRVPWPRPDLLHKARRERLGGKGYDDALARARIAQAFGRLIRRGDDKGVFLMLDAATPTRLFASLPPGTEVQRMGLADAVELTRSFLNPETT, from the coding sequence GTGTCCGACGAATCCGTCATTTCCGAAACCCGCCCGACTGGCGCCCAGCCGTGGGCGGACTTGCCGCCGGCGCTCGCCACGCCGCCGGGCGCAGGGGCGGTGTGTGACGAGGCGGGGGCCAGAAAGATCGGGCGCGGGGCGGCCGAGGGGTTCTTCAGCACGGGTGCGGTGATGGTCGCCCATGCGTCGCTGACGGCGCGCCGGTTGGGGCTGACCCCGCCGCCGAGGTCGACTGATTTGATGGATGTGCTGGAGCTTTACGCCTTCGTACGGCCGGCGCGCTTTTGTGCGCCGTCGCCCACGGGGCTGGCCCTGTCGCTTGGGCTGGCCGAGCCGAAGTCGGCGGAAGAACAGGCGGCGGCCTTGCGCGAGGCGGCGGGGCTGCTGCTACGCGAACTGGCCGATCCGGCCTATCCGGAGCGCGAGGCGGCCTATGTCCTGGCGCTGACGATGCAGCGGGCGGGCTGGGCCTGGGGCAAGCGGGTGGTTCAGGCGCTGGAGGCCGGCGGCGTGCGGGCGCGCCAGCATCGCGGGTCGGGCATGGATGTCTGGTCGCGGCTGACCGAATGGGAGGATGAGGCGCCGCGCGGCGAGGCGGGATCGGCGCCGGTCGACAGCGAGAGCGCCCGCATCCGGCTGGAAAAGCTGCTTCAGGCCTCGGGGCTGGACGAGACGCGGCCGACCCAATCGGACTACGCCGCCGAAGCCGCCTTCGCCTTTTCGCCGAGGAATGAGGAGGGGCGGCCCCGCATGCTGCTGGCCGAGGCGGGGACCGGCACGGGCAAGACGCTGGGCTATCTGGCGCCCGCCTCCCTGTGGGCCGAGCGGAACCAGGGAGCGGCCTGGATTTCGACCTATACCCGCGCGCTGCAACGTCAGATCGACCGCGAAAGCCATTCGCTGTGGCCCGATCCGGCCGAGCGCAAGAAGAAGGCGGTGATCCGCAAGGGGCGCGAGAACTATCTGTGCGTCCTGAACCTGCAGGACATGGTCCAGGCGGCTCAGCTGGGGAATGGCGACCTGATCGGCCTGGCGCTGGCCGGGCGATGGGCGCTGCATACGCGCGACGGCGACATGACGGGCGGGGACTTCCCCGGCTGGCTGCCTGGCCTGTTCGCCATGCCGGCCGCCCATGCGGCGGGAGCGGCCAATCTGGTGGATCGGCGCGGCGAGTGCGTCCATGCCGCCTGTCCGCACTACCGCACCTGTTTCGTCGAAAAGACGATCCGCGCCAGCCGCCGCGCGGATTTGGTCATCGCCAACCACGCCCTGGTCCTGACCCAGGCGGCGTTCGACGGCGCGCGCTCGGCGCGGGGCCAGAAGTCGGACGGTGAGACGGCGGCGCTGAAGCGGATCGTCTTCGATGAGGGCCACCACCTTTTCGACGCCGCCGACAGCGCCTTTTCCGCCTGCCTGTCGGGCCAGGAGGCGGCCGAGCTGCGCCGCTGGATCCGGGGGCCGGAGGGGCGGGGGCGTCGCGGCCGCGGGCTGGAGCAGCGGCTGGGCGACATGGTCAACGACAATGAGGCGGCGATGAAGGCGCTGCAGGACGCCATCCGGGCCTCGGCCGCTCTGCCGGGCGAAGGCGTGTCGGGCCGCGTCGCGCCGGCCTCGGGCGAGGTCAATCCCATCGGCCCGATCGAAGCCTTCCTGGCCGCCGCGTTGGATCAACTGCGCGCCCGCACGGCGGAGACCAACAGCAATGGCGGATTCGGGGGCGGGCCCGAGTTCGGCATGGAGTGCGCGCTGAAGCCGGTGACCGATCCGGTCGCCGAGACGGCGCGCGCGGCGGCTCAGGCCCTGGCCGCCATCGAGGCGCCGCTGCTGGCCCTGTCGCGACATCTGGAAGACATTCTCGACGACGAGGCGGCCGAGCTGGACGGGTCGCAACGGTCGCGCATCGAAGGGGCGCTGCGCGGGCTGGATCGGCGCGCTCGGATGACCTTGCCGGGGTGGCGTTCGATGCTGGCGGCGCTGGAGGATGGCGGCGATCAGCCCGATCCTGACTTCGTCGATTGGCTGTCGGCCGAGACGGCGTTCGGCCGCATCCACGACGTGGCCCTGCGCCGCCACTGGATCGACCCGACCGTTCCGCTGGAGGCCGCCGTGATCGTGCCGTCGCACGGGGTGTTGGTGACCTCCGCCACCCTGTCCGACCCCTTGCAGGAAGATCCGTTCGACCTGGCGCGGATGCGGACCGGCTCGGCGCGTCTGATCGAGCCGCCCCGCACCCTGAAAGTCGAGAGCCCGTTCGACTATGTCGCCAACAGCCGGGTCATCGTCGTCAACGACCTGGTCAAGGACGATCCGCGCCAGACGGCGGCGGCGATGCGCGAGCTGTTCCTGGCTGCGGGCGGCGGGGGCCTGGGCCTGTTCACCGCCATTCGCCGATTGAAGGCGGTCTATGAGCGGCTGGGGCCCGATCTGGCGAAGTCCGGCGTGCCTCTGTATGCCCAGCACGTCGATCCGCTGGAGGTCGGGGCGCTGGTGGACATGTTCCGGGTCGAGGAGAATTCCTGCCTGTTGGGCACTGATGCGGTGCGCGACGGGGTGGACGTGCCGGGACGGTCGCTGCGGGTGCTCGCCTTCGACCGTGTGCCGTGGCCGCGGCCGGACCTGCTGCACAAGGCGCGGCGCGAACGGTTGGGCGGCAAGGGTTATGACGATGCCCTGGCCCGCGCCCGCATCGCCCAGGCGTTCGGTCGGCTGATCCGGCGCGGCGACGACAAGGGGGTGTTCCTGATGCTGGACGCCGCCACCCCCACCCGCCTGTTCGCCAGCCTGCCGCCCGGGACCGAGGTCCAGCGCATGGGCTTGGCCGATGCGGTCGAACTGACCCGCAGTTTCCTGAATCCCGAGACGACGTAG
- the ybaK gene encoding Cys-tRNA(Pro) deacylase, with protein MSKTTPATVVLTKAGVAFSLFPYDYDPDAPRVGLQAAEALGVAPEQVFKTLMVLVDGAPACVIVPSDCEVSMKKLAAVLGAKSGQMMKPADAERLTGYKVGGVSPFGQRKAVPTAMDETAILFDQVLINGGQRGLLLGLAPEDARRVADAVLADLTA; from the coding sequence ATGTCCAAGACCACGCCCGCCACCGTCGTCCTGACCAAGGCCGGCGTCGCCTTCTCTCTGTTTCCCTACGACTATGATCCCGACGCGCCGCGCGTGGGATTGCAGGCCGCCGAGGCGTTGGGCGTGGCGCCTGAGCAGGTGTTCAAGACCCTGATGGTCCTGGTCGACGGGGCTCCGGCCTGCGTCATCGTGCCGTCCGACTGCGAGGTCAGCATGAAGAAGCTGGCGGCGGTTCTGGGGGCCAAGTCAGGCCAGATGATGAAGCCGGCCGACGCCGAACGGCTGACCGGCTACAAGGTCGGCGGGGTCAGCCCGTTCGGCCAGCGAAAGGCCGTGCCGACCGCGATGGACGAAACCGCCATCCTGTTCGATCAGGTCCTGATCAATGGCGGTCAGCGGGGGCTTTTGCTGGGTCTGGCGCCGGAGGATGCGCGCCGGGTCGCGGATGCGGTGCTGGCCGACCTGACCGCCTAG
- a CDS encoding DUF2125 domain-containing protein produces the protein MTDASTTKRHSRKGLYAPFILVLIALAAWTGWWIFLTRQIDTRLEAQVQTLRQDGWDIRFADKSITGWPFRTHVALTNLIVQAPSGHAIKASELTAEANAYQPTKWVVVAPQGLMLTRAGKGEVAVKGDAIRMSASGIDQRWPNLALEMVNPVFTAQTGAEPFPIARATRIEFYARPHLEGSTAPTDDVDVMFRLVDGQGRADGPVEGFAQDGRLTTQLEAEIGQASLLKTGGDAAGVFSAWTKAGGTFRNVRGDLQAGDSRATLSSDVLRADANGRLTGQVQLQAQKPLPALAGLMATRQGPVNRIGAAGVAAAAGAAEATGREQLPLTLVFREGRTWLGPFPLAPAPKLF, from the coding sequence ATGACCGACGCCTCGACGACCAAGCGACACAGCCGCAAGGGCCTGTATGCGCCCTTCATCCTGGTGCTGATCGCGCTGGCGGCCTGGACCGGATGGTGGATCTTCCTGACGCGCCAGATCGATACGCGGCTGGAGGCTCAGGTCCAGACCCTGCGTCAGGACGGCTGGGACATCCGCTTCGCCGACAAATCCATCACCGGCTGGCCGTTTCGCACCCATGTGGCCTTGACGAACCTGATCGTTCAGGCGCCGTCGGGCCATGCGATCAAGGCGTCCGAACTGACCGCAGAGGCCAACGCCTATCAGCCGACCAAATGGGTCGTGGTGGCTCCGCAAGGCCTGATGCTGACCCGCGCCGGCAAGGGCGAGGTCGCGGTCAAGGGCGACGCCATCCGCATGAGCGCCAGCGGCATCGATCAGCGCTGGCCCAATCTGGCGCTGGAGATGGTCAATCCGGTCTTCACGGCCCAGACCGGCGCCGAACCCTTCCCCATCGCCCGCGCAACGCGGATCGAATTCTACGCCCGGCCGCATCTTGAGGGCTCGACCGCGCCGACCGACGACGTCGATGTCATGTTCCGTTTGGTGGACGGGCAGGGGCGGGCGGACGGCCCCGTCGAAGGCTTCGCCCAGGACGGCCGGCTGACGACCCAGCTAGAGGCCGAGATCGGCCAGGCCAGCCTGCTGAAGACCGGCGGCGATGCGGCCGGCGTCTTCTCCGCCTGGACCAAGGCGGGCGGGACATTCCGCAATGTGCGCGGCGATCTGCAGGCCGGCGACAGCCGCGCGACCCTCTCCAGCGATGTGTTGCGAGCCGATGCGAACGGCCGGCTGACCGGCCAGGTCCAGCTTCAGGCGCAAAAGCCTCTGCCCGCCCTCGCTGGTTTGATGGCGACCCGACAGGGGCCGGTGAACCGGATCGGCGCGGCCGGGGTCGCCGCAGCAGCGGGCGCGGCCGAGGCGACGGGCAGGGAGCAGCTGCCGCTGACGCTGGTTTTCCGCGAGGGCCGCACCTGGCTCGGCCCCTTCCCACTGGCCCCGGCGCCCAAGCTGTTCTGA